The sequence CCCAGCCCCAAACCCCAGCCGGGCCAGGGAGAGAGGCCTGACCCCCCGTTGGCTGTGGCTGTGAGGCCCTACGTCCCAGACAGGTCCTCCTCCAGGCCTCAGTCCCCCAGGAAGGGCCCAGCCACCATGAACTCCTCCTCCATCTATCACATGTACCTGCAGCAGCCTGCAGCCAAGAGTTACACACTAGGAGGCAGATCTGCTGTCAAAGCAGGTAAACCCCTCAATAGATTAACATGATATTTTGTAAAGAGTCAGTCAGACCTGGGTTCTAATTTCCTTCAAATAATGCATCTGCacttgattgagcttgtctggcACAGTAGGACCAATgtaatagtcccaaaagtgcaaacccatTTGATTCCAGATAACGCTTGACTTTCCTGTTGGGCCTCAATCGGTATGGTCCTATAATAATGTATTTATCTCCTTTTGTTTGTAGTGTATGGGAAACCAGTGCTTCCCTCCagcacctctccctcccctgtgcccTTCCAACATGGGGCACTGTCCCCAGGAGGAGGCCTGGGGGGTGGAGAGGACATGGTGGACAGGGAAGGGGACACCACAGAGGGTAGATTCCTACCCCCTCCCAGTGTGGAGAACATCCCGCGGCCCCTGAGCCCCACCAAGCTGACCCCCGTGGCCCACTCCCCGCTGCGTTACCAGAGCGATGCCGACCTGGAGGTCCTGCGCCGGCGGTTGACCAACGCGCCGCGCCCGCTGAAGAAACGCAGCTCCATCACAGAGCCAGAGGGCCCCACCGGACCCAACATCCAGAAGCTCCTGTACCAGCGCTTCAACACCCTGGCCGGAGGCATGGAGGGCAGCAACAACACTCCGTTCTACCAGCCTGTCTTCATGGGTGGTGTCCTGGGATGTCCTGACATGGACAACATCAACACTGCTAATGGGAACCTGATGGAGACAGCCTCCCTTGTGGTCACTGCAGCAGAGGGTCCCAATTCAGACCATCGCCTGTCCCCTTCCTCTGACTCCAATGAAAATCAGCAGCAGAGGACCCCCCCACCCAGTGAGGCCATTCCCTGCTTGCCCACCCCCCAGCCCAGcaaggaagacaacaacaacaacaaccagccTGGTCttaccaccaccagcaccacctccACTCCAAGGCCCATCCCTGAGGCCTCGTCCCCCCAGCAGAAAGACACCTCTCCCCGGACTGTCACACCCCCAGCACTGCCTAAGGTAAGCCTGCGGAGCTACAGCTCCACAATGTAACAGCATGCTTCCTTTTGGTACGTCATAATTCATAGGGTTCAGAGTttctcctggtcaggtcacacGGTAAGCAAAAACTCCTTGAAAAAAAGAAAGTGATGACTGTAACTCTGAATTATGTTCGAGTTGCCATCAGAGTTGCAGACTTCACTTTCTTCACAGGAAAAACTCTCTGCCTTAGTCATGACATTAGGTAGAGAGTaactcccctttctctgtctcagcAGATCAAGAGGACTAACCTGAAGAAGCCTGAGTCAGAGCGGACAGGCCACGGGCTGCGGGTCAAGTTCAACCCCCTGGCCCTTCTACTGGACGCCTCTCTGGAGGGAGAGTTTGACCTGGTGCAAAGGATCATCTATGAGGTAATCATACGCTCTTCAATTCAAACTATTATCCCAGAAGATAAATGAACTGTGTTGAGTCTTCTCATTTTACATACCATAGACTGTCAGCATGTGAGGGATTTCAAACTGACATCTAAATCATCTACCTTTAAAGATTTTAATGGCTTTAGTGACAACTGTTAATGTAAAAAAGTCTTTATCATGATTATTTAATTTAATCatgaaataaatgtgattgattgaccCTTTCACCATGCAGGTTGAGAATCCCAGCACAGCCAATGACGAGGGCATCACCCCCCTGCACAACGCTGTATGTGCTGGACATCACCACATCGTCAAGTTCCTGCTCGACTTTGGGGTCAACGTCAATGCTGCTGACAGTGATGGATGGTGAGGACATACACTGTTTAAACCCTGCTGTGACCATTTCTCTTTACCTTCCTCTTTCACTTGATATTTTCTATTTCTTTCACCTTAGCTTTGCTCACCTGTATTTAAAATGGTCAAGACTACACAATGTCTCCATGAACGTTTCTCCTTTTGTGTCCGTCATAATATCCAGGACCCCACTACACTGTGCAGCCTCCTGTAACAGTGTACATCTCTGTAAGATGCTGGTGGAGTCAGGGGCGGCCATCTTTGCCACCACCATAAGTGACGTGGAGACAGCGGCTGATAAGTGtgaggagatggaggatggaTACACACAGTGTTCCCAGTTCCTCTATGGTGAGTGGTGTTCTATAGAGAGACATATGGCTCCTGAACACAAACAACCCAtagcccctacaccctacacactaggAACTCGTGCTAGGATATGTAAAATTGGATAGGTATAAGCAATATGGTGAAAGCTCCACCTAACCTATCTGAAGGCTAGGTGAAGTTCCAACGTCATTGTTTGGCCAGGGTTTTCTAGACAGGGCCATGGTTTTGTGTCAGGAAGGTTCAATAGTTTTTCCATGTGAACTGTGAAGTGACCCTCTTCCCCTCTATCCGCCCCCCAGGGGTGCAGGAGAAGCTGGGTGTGATGAATAAAGGGTCAGTGTACGGGCTGTGGGACTACGAGGCCCAGAGCTCAGACGAGCTGTCCTTCCACGAGGGAGACGCCATTACCACTCTGAGCCGCAGGGACGACGCTGAGACAGAATGGTGGTGGGCCAGACTACATGACAAGGAGGGATACGTGCCACGCAACCTGCTAGGGGTAAGGCCAGCCACCATGATGGATACAACTATGGTCTAAATCACAAGGATGTTAATATGAATCCCCAAGATGTTAATATGAATCCCCAGGATGTTAATATGAATCCCCAGGATGTTAATATGAATCCCCAGGATGTTAATATGAATCCCCAGGATGTTAATATGAATCCCCAGGATGTTAATATGAATCACCAGGATGTTAATATGAATCACCAGGATGTTAATATGAATCACCAGGCTGTTAATATCATAGATATCCTTTAATTATGTCATTAATGTGGTGTATTTATGCTTATATACTATGTATAAGATATCCCCAATCTTGTTTGAAATTACATGTTAATTAAATGTTAGTTGAAATTGATTAGGAGCTTTAACCCAATGACAGAAGTGGCATCTCAAAATATTTGGAAATAAATCCTATGCCTGTATAAGCTGAATATTCCTTAAATATGAACAATAacgttttcttcttcttcttacagTTGTATCCAAGGATCAAGCCTAGACAACGTTCTCTGGCATAGAGAAGATGACGCACGTTGCTGAAAAGATAGTGCACGTTGTTGTGCTGGGACTGGGCTCAGAGCTGGAGCTGACAAGACTTGCAGACAGTGGCAGCGCCTGGACAgtgccctctctctgtgtcagtctgtGCCACCCCAGAACAAAGGACAAGGGCCAGGGCATGGATAGAGTGGCCTAtatctggacagacagacagacagacagagagagagagacagacagatggacggacggacggacagacaggctCGATATTGGTGGTCACTTACCAAGTAGGAAGAAGAGCCAGCATACACCATCCATAGATCCCTGTCTGCATTTAAGGTTTCACTTTTCTCCCTGACTAAGCTGACTTTTTCTCATTGGTTCATGAAGCAATGAAGCACCATTTTTACTTATTGTTTTGCCACCACCCCTCATTCAGAGAATACTCTGGAACTGGGCTTCccatttccctctctcgctcagtgtTTTTCTCCTGTGTGTCAGTCGAGTAAGGACTTGAATGTGATAATCtcagagaagggagcagaggacaggacagaggcagTCATGGGTTAGTGAATGTGGGTTTGAACTAAGTGCTGTTAGATGAAGATGGACAGTTACCCAGCAAGGCAAATCTCCAGGGTTTCAGTGGAggaaagaaagcgagagataAGACAATGTTTTTACGAGATGAGAAATGGACAGGATGAAATGTGACAGCAGGTGCTATTGAACGACTCTGAAGGCTGGTTAAAGCTACTGAAAGAGATGTGGAATGTTTAAAACAGTCATACAATATTGGTTTTATTTTTGCGAACCAAAATGTGTTCGTTCTGAAGGAATGAGGGGAAGAGGTAGTGCTGGGATAGGAAAGTGAGAGGTGCAGTATTTTCTTATACAGATATAATAACTATGAAGCTAACGATGAGTGTGAATTGAAACTAAGCTCATCAAACacgcataggcctacagtatataaaTGCTTTATCACCCAAACAGGAGGTCTATAGTTAGGATCTCTCTTTGGCGTTTGTATTCATATTGAGTTCAATTTAGGCAGAAGTTTCTACATTGTGCTATTTTCCCTATTTTTGTTTCAGGTTGGTTGTTGTCTATTTAATAGCCATCATGCAAATTGATACACAATTTCATCActgagtatagcctacctgttgACCGACGCTGGCTTGATATACTGGTTGTGTATTACAGTCTACTGTATGGATGGGTTATGTGACATACAAAACAAACACCAATCAATATGctgcaaaaaaatgtaaatgcacaCAATAAATAATTATTTCCCTTGAATgggagtaaaaaaaaatgtaacatagAATGCTGTATGTTGTTATAGTAATAACGTCTCACTATGCTATGCACAATGCTTGCTTACATTGGCTGCAGTTTTCATACAGTCTACCAAACAAGAGTTAATAACAGGGGGCGTGTCGATTAATTTATGATCTATCCCACCTCCTTTGAAAGCTAAACATTAACGGATAGATATGGCAGTTTATGCAAAGGTCAGGGATAAATCATGTACTGATTGTCGCAGCAAGCTATCTTGTCACAAAGTTGCACCGCCTACGACTGACTACAAACGGAATattgttctacagtagcctacttCTTGCCTATTATTGTCTTGTCATCCGCAACGGAATTGCAATTTTAGTTGACAGCGGTACATTGCGTCTCTCTGTGGATTGGGCACATTGGCGAGAAAAGAAAACCTGGATTTGCACATACGCAATTTACGCACTGTCATTCAAGGGGACATCGAATACATCCAACGTTGTTATCCTGAACCCTCATGGCAAGCCCAAAAGCCTTTCACATAAATAGCCCGTTTTTGGAGAGCATAGACATGTCAAAACGGACGGGGACCGAAGTGTATTTAAAAATGGAAAGTTCCCAACCATCCGGTTCATTCAAAATCCGTGGTATCGGACACCTGTGCCAAAAGGTAGGCATGTTCAAAGGGTTGAAGTAAAATTATCGTAAATCCAATTTACATAacatctaatgacaaccatacgTAGAATAGAGATTTAGTAACATTTCAAAGATTAGCCTATTGTTTTACGCAAGTTATCAGCCTACATACTGGAAACAAACAACCTCACACGCACAAACCTTTGAAATTCTGCTCATCATGGAAAATATCCGCCTTTATTATAAAGATTTTGTTTCAGGTTTATTTAGTACTGCTCAAACACTTGTGCGGTAACACCTCCTAGTGTTGACcagatacatttttatttaatgcTTCCTTGAGTTCATGATGATAAGAACAGAGCAACGTTTCAATATATAAATAACACTTTCCCAGtttgaattaaaaaaaaatacacatcTGATCAATGGCATTATACTTTTTTAAATTTCTAGATTGCAGGACCAGAGTCCAAAGGAGTTGTTTGCTCTTCAGGTAGTAGACGATTTATATAATAATATTTCCAAGTGATCCAAACATTCCCCAATATGACAATATCTTTATGTTGTGTTCAGGTGGCAACGCTGGGATGGCCACAGCCTATGTGGCACGCAAACTAAACATTCCAGCAACTATCATTGTGCCTTCATCCTCTCCTGAGCTGATTAGGGAGAAGCTAAAGGACCAGGGAGCCACGGTCAGAGTAGTCGGCAAGGTAATCCCGCCAATTAGTGACCACCTCCCCTCTCTAGTTTTTTCCAGCCTTATAACCAAAGACTGATTTACTTGTGGACTTTGTAGGCTACTCTGTTCCCCCAGGTGTTTGTTGCCATTTGTCTGTCTCATTTTTCCTGTTCAGGTGTGGGATGATGCCAATGATGAAGCCCTGCGTCTGACCCAGACTGATGGCCTGACCTATGTCCCACCCTTTGACCATCCTCTGCTCTGGTGAGAAAATACTCCAGTCACACCAACCTTAAATGAGCCTGTAAGGGGCATGACTTCTAGAATGACCGACTTAGATCACAAATAATGGTTCAGATTCTGTGAAATTAACACCATTCTTCTCCTATTAGGAGTTGCTGTTGCCTTTTCTTTTGAATGGACAGTTTCCCCACCCCTTTTCTTCTTGTTTGTCtcattttttccccctttctATTTTGTGTAAAGTGTATGGTGACACATTTGTTTGGAAATTACACattaaatatgatttgatttgattctcccCCAGGCAAGGCCATGCCAGTATTGTGAGAGAGATCAAGGCCTCTCTTCCATCCAAGCCTGGGGCTGTAGTTTTATCTGTGGGGGGAGGAGGGCTGCTCTGTGGGGTGGTGGAGGGCATGAAGGAAGTGGGATGGGCCAGTGTGCCCATCATCTGCATGGAGACTGAGGGAGCAGACTGTTTTAACGCAGCAGTAAAGGCTGGCAAGATAGTCACCCTCCCTGACATCACTAggtgagaagagaacagagattaCACTGAGATATTCATTTAGTTTTATGTTATATTCAAATATTTTCTACTCTATTCCATTGTAATGATCTGGCATGACGGTTGCATTGCCAGTGAGGCCAAGTGTCTGGGTTCGAAGACGGTGTGCAGCCAGGCCTTTGAGTACATTAAGGAGGGCAACATGAACATCATATCAGAGCTGGTCACTGACCAGCAGGCCTTGCAAGCAGTGGAGACCTTCCTGGGTGAGGTTATACCAGACACCGCTGTTGTCAGATGGCGCATTCTAGAATTGTTTTAAATGTTCAATACATCTCCATACATTACTCTGCTTTATTTGATGTATAGTTATATCTTAAAAGAAACGTAGCTACTGTTACAACTATGACTAAAACGatatatgtgggtgtgtgtgtgtccccgtcCAGACGAGGAGCGTGTGCTGGTGGAGCTGGCCTGTGGGGCTGCGTTAGCGGCTGTGTACTGTGGTGTCATCCAGAGACTGCAGGGTGAGGGCCGGCTGCCTGTTCCCCTAGCAGGACCCCTAGTCATGATTGTCTGTGGAGGGAGCAGCATCAACCAGGCACAGCTGGAACATCTCAGGAAGGTCCTCAACAGATGAACACAGAACATGGAGCTCCTAGGCTGAGtctcaaatgtcaccctattctctatatagttcactacttttgaccagggcctatagccaAGTCCCATAGTTGATCAAACAATAAAATATTTGgctacagcacatacagtatggacGAGGCTATTGGATTTCCACCAGCAGGTCATGGCTCCAGACTGTTTTAATGAAAGATTATGAGGACCGATTCGTAATTAGTTTTTTATTGCAGCTTCTCACCCTGTTGTATACATTTTCACAATGTTGACTAATGCTGCCTCTAATTTCCCTGCTTTGCAATCAGTGTCACATTTGGAAAATCTCTGACAACCTTTTATGTCTCATAGAATAAAATCTGATATACTATTCAGTAGTAT is a genomic window of Oncorhynchus tshawytscha isolate Ot180627B linkage group LG11, Otsh_v2.0, whole genome shotgun sequence containing:
- the LOC112244933 gene encoding apoptosis-stimulating of p53 protein 1-like isoform X7, with protein sequence MKRFFSMVLHSLVSVTKDKAWLHQRVRPGPQQQQQRNQGRKTPCRAAKMILTVYLSDSQQMLTEVPITPETTCKNVVEFCKEAGENVCHLAEVWKGKERVIPFDYLMYEHLQKWGSRRMEVKFYLRHEDSPSESRNQGRQLSQDQSSKGSRGSSDQPCEDRVGNPSVELSLSELQEMATRQQQQIEAQQQMLVAKEQRLRYLKQQDHTQGQTASEAEKLQRLKERVESQEAKLKKIRAMRGQVDYSKLINGNLSAEIQHVSGLFQEKQAELQSAVVKVDQLTQQLEDLRRGRLNGLQPLGGPLTGTAALELRKLYQELQVRNKLNAEQSGRLQQNKELLNKRNTEVTMMDKRIWDLRERLHKKKAEARQKENNPLNRINGPPSPQPTPSCSGRVAAVCPYIQVPVPGRQEGGYALPPDPLKSQSVPGTGPINHGRSKSANDAVWPTLSKSVSSRQPSDWRKTSPDQSLDSSKLPGGSVSKPPPIYGTYPAPTGHPSIVCSTSSLPRSAPATLAWQRSAPTPAPPGSSSQQIQQRISVPPSPKPQPGQGERPDPPLAVAVRPYVPDRSSSRPQSPRKGPATMNSSSIYHMYLQQPAAKSYTLGGRSAVKAVYGKPVLPSSTSPSPVPFQHGALSPGGGLGGGEDMVDREGDTTEGRFLPPPSVENIPRPLSPTKLTPVAHSPLRYQSDADLEVLRRRLTNAPRPLKKRSSITEPEGPTGPNIQKLLYQRFNTLAGGMEGSNNTPFYQPVFMGGVLGCPDMDNINTANGNLMETASLVVTAAEGPNSDHRLSPSSDSNENQQQRTPPPSEAIPCLPTPQPSKEDNNNNNQPGLTTTSTTSTPRPIPEASSPQQKDTSPRTVTPPALPKQIKRTNLKKPESERTGHGLRVKFNPLALLLDASLEGEFDLVQRIIYEVENPSTANDEGITPLHNAVCAGHHHIVKFLLDFGVNVNAADSDGWTPLHCAASCNSVHLCKMLVESGAAIFATTISDVETAADKCEEMEDGYTQCSQFLYGVQEKLGVMNKGSVYGLWDYEAQSSDELSFHEGDAITTLSRRDDAETEWWWARLHDKEGYVPRNLLGLYPRIKPRQRSLA
- the LOC112244933 gene encoding apoptosis-stimulating of p53 protein 1-like isoform X6 — translated: MFLLVNECSSGEETGDRKGTMILTVYLSDSQQMLTEVPITPETTCKNVVEFCKEAGENVCHLAEVWKGKERVIPFDYLMYEHLQKWGSRRMEVKFYLRHEDSPSESRNQGRQLSQDQSSKGSRGSSDQPCEDRVGNPSVELSLSELQEMATRQQQQIEAQQQMLVAKEQRLRYLKQQDHTQGQTASEAEKLQRLKERVESQEAKLKKIRAMRGQVDYSKLINGNLSAEIQHVSGLFQEKQAELQSAVVKVDQLTQQLEDLRRGRLNGLQPLGGPLTGTAALELRKLYQELQVRNKLNAEQSGRLQQNKELLNKRNTEVTMMDKRIWDLRERLHKKKAEARQKENNPLNRINGPPSPQPTPSCSGRVAAVCPYIQVPVPGRQEGGYALPPDPLKSQSVPGTGPINHGRSKSAEEEGCGVRKPSGQWKVSDLDIIVDPVELREGSRSPSGSHGANTNDAVWPTLSKSVSSRQPSDWRKTSPDQSLDSSKLPGGSVSKPPPIYGTYPAPTGHPSIVCSTSSLPRSAPATLAWQRSAPTPAPPGSSSQQIQQRISVPPSPKPQPGQGERPDPPLAVAVRPYVPDRSSSRPQSPRKGPATMNSSSIYHMYLQQPAAKSYTLGGRSAVKAVYGKPVLPSSTSPSPVPFQHGALSPGGGLGGGEDMVDREGDTTEGRFLPPPSVENIPRPLSPTKLTPVAHSPLRYQSDADLEVLRRRLTNAPRPLKKRSSITEPEGPTGPNIQKLLYQRFNTLAGGMEGSNNTPFYQPVFMGGVLGCPDMDNINTANGNLMETASLVVTAAEGPNSDHRLSPSSDSNENQQQRTPPPSEAIPCLPTPQPSKEDNNNNNQPGLTTTSTTSTPRPIPEASSPQQKDTSPRTVTPPALPKQIKRTNLKKPESERTGHGLRVKFNPLALLLDASLEGEFDLVQRIIYEVENPSTANDEGITPLHNAVCAGHHHIVKFLLDFGVNVNAADSDGWTPLHCAASCNSVHLCKMLVESGAAIFATTISDVETAADKCEEMEDGYTQCSQFLYGVQEKLGVMNKGSVYGLWDYEAQSSDELSFHEGDAITTLSRRDDAETEWWWARLHDKEGYVPRNLLGLYPRIKPRQRSLA
- the LOC112244933 gene encoding apoptosis-stimulating of p53 protein 1-like isoform X8, producing MMPMILTVYLSDSQQMLTEVPITPETTCKNVVEFCKEAGENVCHLAEVWKGKERVIPFDYLMYEHLQKWGSRRMEVKFYLRHEDSPSESRNQGRQLSQDQSSKGSRGSSDQPCEDRVGNPSVELSLSELQEMATRQQQQIEAQQQMLVAKEQRLRYLKQQDHTQGQTASEAEKLQRLKERVESQEAKLKKIRAMRGQVDYSKLINGNLSAEIQHVSGLFQEKQAELQSAVVKVDQLTQQLEDLRRGRLNGLQPLGGPLTGTAALELRKLYQELQVRNKLNAEQSGRLQQNKELLNKRNTEVTMMDKRIWDLRERLHKKKAEARQKENNPLNRINGPPSPQPTPSCSGRVAAVCPYIQVPVPGRQEGGYALPPDPLKSQSVPGTGPINHGRSKSAEEEGCGVRKPSGQWKVSDLDIIVDPVELREGSRSPSGSHGANTNDAVWPTLSKSVSSRQPSDWRKTSPDQSLDSSKLPGGSVSKPPPIYGTYPAPTGHPSIVCSTSSLPRSAPATLAWQRSAPTPAPPGSSSQQIQQRISVPPSPKPQPGQGERPDPPLAVAVRPYVPDRSSSRPQSPRKGPATMNSSSIYHMYLQQPAAKSYTLGGRSAVKAVYGKPVLPSSTSPSPVPFQHGALSPGGGLGGGEDMVDREGDTTEGRFLPPPSVENIPRPLSPTKLTPVAHSPLRYQSDADLEVLRRRLTNAPRPLKKRSSITEPEGPTGPNIQKLLYQRFNTLAGGMEGSNNTPFYQPVFMGGVLGCPDMDNINTANGNLMETASLVVTAAEGPNSDHRLSPSSDSNENQQQRTPPPSEAIPCLPTPQPSKEDNNNNNQPGLTTTSTTSTPRPIPEASSPQQKDTSPRTVTPPALPKQIKRTNLKKPESERTGHGLRVKFNPLALLLDASLEGEFDLVQRIIYEVENPSTANDEGITPLHNAVCAGHHHIVKFLLDFGVNVNAADSDGWTPLHCAASCNSVHLCKMLVESGAAIFATTISDVETAADKCEEMEDGYTQCSQFLYGVQEKLGVMNKGSVYGLWDYEAQSSDELSFHEGDAITTLSRRDDAETEWWWARLHDKEGYVPRNLLGLYPRIKPRQRSLA
- the LOC112244933 gene encoding apoptosis-stimulating of p53 protein 1-like isoform X10, translating into MKKMEWKHVEAVQEFTVEGQCSKIKVRSCRITWDAHQVGNPSVELSLSELQEMATRQQQQIEAQQQMLVAKEQRLRYLKQQDHTQGQTASEAEKLQRLKERVESQEAKLKKIRAMRGQVDYSKLINGNLSAEIQHVSGLFQEKQAELQSAVVKVDQLTQQLEDLRRGRLNGLQPLGGPLTGTAALELRKLYQELQVRNKLNAEQSGRLQQNKELLNKRNTEVTMMDKRIWDLRERLHKKKAEARQKENNPLNRINGPPSPQPTPSCSGRVAAVCPYIQVPVPGRQEGGYALPPDPLKSQSVPGTGPINHGRSKSAEEEGCGVRKPSGQWKVSDLDIIVDPVELREGSRSPSGSHGANTNDAVWPTLSKSVSSRQPSDWRKTSPDQSLDSSKLPGGSVSKPPPIYGTYPAPTGHPSIVCSTSSLPRSAPATLAWQRSAPTPAPPGSSSQQIQQRISVPPSPKPQPGQGERPDPPLAVAVRPYVPDRSSSRPQSPRKGPATMNSSSIYHMYLQQPAAKSYTLGGRSAVKAVYGKPVLPSSTSPSPVPFQHGALSPGGGLGGGEDMVDREGDTTEGRFLPPPSVENIPRPLSPTKLTPVAHSPLRYQSDADLEVLRRRLTNAPRPLKKRSSITEPEGPTGPNIQKLLYQRFNTLAGGMEGSNNTPFYQPVFMGGVLGCPDMDNINTANGNLMETASLVVTAAEGPNSDHRLSPSSDSNENQQQRTPPPSEAIPCLPTPQPSKEDNNNNNQPGLTTTSTTSTPRPIPEASSPQQKDTSPRTVTPPALPKQIKRTNLKKPESERTGHGLRVKFNPLALLLDASLEGEFDLVQRIIYEVENPSTANDEGITPLHNAVCAGHHHIVKFLLDFGVNVNAADSDGWTPLHCAASCNSVHLCKMLVESGAAIFATTISDVETAADKCEEMEDGYTQCSQFLYGVQEKLGVMNKGSVYGLWDYEAQSSDELSFHEGDAITTLSRRDDAETEWWWARLHDKEGYVPRNLLGLYPRIKPRQRSLA
- the LOC112244933 gene encoding apoptosis-stimulating of p53 protein 1-like isoform X11 gives rise to the protein MTGKQEQRLRYLKQQDHTQGQTASEAEKLQRLKERVESQEAKLKKIRAMRGQVDYSKLINGNLSAEIQHVSGLFQEKQAELQSAVVKVDQLTQQLEDLRRGRLNGLQPLGGPLTGTAALELRKLYQELQVRNKLNAEQSGRLQQNKELLNKRNTEVTMMDKRIWDLRERLHKKKAEARQKENNPLNRINGPPSPQPTPSCSGRVAAVCPYIQVPVPGRQEGGYALPPDPLKSQSVPGTGPINHGRSKSAEEEGCGVRKPSGQWKVSDLDIIVDPVELREGSRSPSGSHGANTNDAVWPTLSKSVSSRQPSDWRKTSPDQSLDSSKLPGGSVSKPPPIYGTYPAPTGHPSIVCSTSSLPRSAPATLAWQRSAPTPAPPGSSSQQIQQRISVPPSPKPQPGQGERPDPPLAVAVRPYVPDRSSSRPQSPRKGPATMNSSSIYHMYLQQPAAKSYTLGGRSAVKAVYGKPVLPSSTSPSPVPFQHGALSPGGGLGGGEDMVDREGDTTEGRFLPPPSVENIPRPLSPTKLTPVAHSPLRYQSDADLEVLRRRLTNAPRPLKKRSSITEPEGPTGPNIQKLLYQRFNTLAGGMEGSNNTPFYQPVFMGGVLGCPDMDNINTANGNLMETASLVVTAAEGPNSDHRLSPSSDSNENQQQRTPPPSEAIPCLPTPQPSKEDNNNNNQPGLTTTSTTSTPRPIPEASSPQQKDTSPRTVTPPALPKQIKRTNLKKPESERTGHGLRVKFNPLALLLDASLEGEFDLVQRIIYEVENPSTANDEGITPLHNAVCAGHHHIVKFLLDFGVNVNAADSDGWTPLHCAASCNSVHLCKMLVESGAAIFATTISDVETAADKCEEMEDGYTQCSQFLYGVQEKLGVMNKGSVYGLWDYEAQSSDELSFHEGDAITTLSRRDDAETEWWWARLHDKEGYVPRNLLGLYPRIKPRQRSLA
- the LOC112244933 gene encoding apoptosis-stimulating of p53 protein 1-like isoform X9, with product MILTVYLSDSQQMLTEVPITPETTCKNVVEFCKEAGENVCHLAEVWKGKERVIPFDYLMYEHLQKWGSRRMEVKFYLRHEDSPSESRNQGRQLSQDQSSKGSRGSSDQPCEDRVGNPSVELSLSELQEMATRQQQQIEAQQQMLVAKEQRLRYLKQQDHTQGQTASEAEKLQRLKERVESQEAKLKKIRAMRGQVDYSKLINGNLSAEIQHVSGLFQEKQAELQSAVVKVDQLTQQLEDLRRGRLNGLQPLGGPLTGTAALELRKLYQELQVRNKLNAEQSGRLQQNKELLNKRNTEVTMMDKRIWDLRERLHKKKAEARQKENNPLNRINGPPSPQPTPSCSGRVAAVCPYIQVPVPGRQEGGYALPPDPLKSQSVPGTGPINHGRSKSAEEEGCGVRKPSGQWKVSDLDIIVDPVELREGSRSPSGSHGANTNDAVWPTLSKSVSSRQPSDWRKTSPDQSLDSSKLPGGSVSKPPPIYGTYPAPTGHPSIVCSTSSLPRSAPATLAWQRSAPTPAPPGSSSQQIQQRISVPPSPKPQPGQGERPDPPLAVAVRPYVPDRSSSRPQSPRKGPATMNSSSIYHMYLQQPAAKSYTLGGRSAVKAVYGKPVLPSSTSPSPVPFQHGALSPGGGLGGGEDMVDREGDTTEGRFLPPPSVENIPRPLSPTKLTPVAHSPLRYQSDADLEVLRRRLTNAPRPLKKRSSITEPEGPTGPNIQKLLYQRFNTLAGGMEGSNNTPFYQPVFMGGVLGCPDMDNINTANGNLMETASLVVTAAEGPNSDHRLSPSSDSNENQQQRTPPPSEAIPCLPTPQPSKEDNNNNNQPGLTTTSTTSTPRPIPEASSPQQKDTSPRTVTPPALPKQIKRTNLKKPESERTGHGLRVKFNPLALLLDASLEGEFDLVQRIIYEVENPSTANDEGITPLHNAVCAGHHHIVKFLLDFGVNVNAADSDGWTPLHCAASCNSVHLCKMLVESGAAIFATTISDVETAADKCEEMEDGYTQCSQFLYGVQEKLGVMNKGSVYGLWDYEAQSSDELSFHEGDAITTLSRRDDAETEWWWARLHDKEGYVPRNLLGLYPRIKPRQRSLA
- the sdsl gene encoding L-serine dehydratase/L-threonine deaminase; this encodes MASPKAFHINSPFLESIDMSKRTGTEVYLKMESSQPSGSFKIRGIGHLCQKIAGPESKGVVCSSGGNAGMATAYVARKLNIPATIIVPSSSPELIREKLKDQGATVRVVGKVWDDANDEALRLTQTDGLTYVPPFDHPLLWQGHASIVREIKASLPSKPGAVVLSVGGGGLLCGVVEGMKEVGWASVPIICMETEGADCFNAAVKAGKIVTLPDITSEAKCLGSKTVCSQAFEYIKEGNMNIISELVTDQQALQAVETFLDEERVLVELACGAALAAVYCGVIQRLQGEGRLPVPLAGPLVMIVCGGSSINQAQLEHLRKVLNR